Sequence from the Methanobrevibacter arboriphilus genome:
GACCATGTCTTCTCATATAATCAGCTATATCAGAAGCTTGTTGTCTGGTTCTATCAAATGCAGGGTCGTCAAATAAATCTACAGGTAATCCTAATTTTGCATCAGCTATAGAGAAACCTAAACCAATAACTCTTGGAGGTCCGTCAAATCTAATAGGATTAGCGTCATATTGAGCAGTTGGCATTAAAGGACCATTATGAGAACCTCTCATCCATCCACTAACTAAGTGAGGGAATGCAAATGGTTCAACAACTTCACCAGCTGATGGAAAACCAGATTGTGCTCTTACAATAGCTGCAGGATCATCTTTACCAACATAAGAACCCGCCATTAAGTTCAATCTTTCAGTACTCATACTAGCTGCAATTTCACCATTCTTTTTAAAGATTCTTTTAATAACATACCTTCCAGTGGAACCTAAAAGAGCAAGTAAATCGTATGATTCTTCAGGACAACTAAGCATTACTTTTCTATGTTCTATAACATCGAATACTTCAAATTTAAATCCATCATGCATACTAGGATCAATAGTAAGTCCAGCTGTATTAAATGGGTCAGCAAACAATCTATACAAAGGTAAGTTAAATGCACCAGGCTCAGTTTTATCACAACAGAAAACAATAACAGGATCACTTGGTCTTTCTTTAAATTCCATTTCAGCTACACCAGGACCCATACCTTTAATGTTACCTGAAAAAGTATCGGATAATAAATCTTGACCAGCACCATATAATTTTAATTCTCTAGCTAACTCAGTAGCTTTCATAAAAGCATTGAAAGCAGTTTCATGAACTTCTTCATTTTCTTCACCATTTCTGTGAGTCATTATCATATCAATATCGTCTCCACAACGAGTTATATAATAATCTTCTAATAAGCCATCTTCAAGAGCTTTTCCTAAAACTTCATCACAAGTTTCAAGTAAAGCTGGGTGAGCTACTAAATGACCAGAAATACTTCCAACATCTGCTTTAATTACACTAATAGTTGTTTTCATTATATTACCTCAAAAATTGATTTTAATTAATTTAATACAAGAATATGATATTCTAGATAATTTTAACAATAATTATCTAATGATTAATAAATGATTAATAAACCATTTAATTGTACTATAATTTATCTATAAATCTATAGATATATTATTTATTTAACATACCTATTATATATATTTATTATTCTAATTTTTATTATTCTGATTTCCGTTTATGTAAATTTAAATTAAAACAGTTTCTATTATCTTATTTTTAATTATATAGTTCTTATTATAAATTAAAATATAAAAATAAAATTACTAATAATTAGCTTTTAATAATAAAATTACATAATTAATTTACTAAAAAATAAAATTACCAATGATTAGTTTATTAATAATAAAATTATTAAGAATCAGTCACTAATAATTAACTTACAAATAATTAACTTAAAACATGTCTAAAAACACCCCAAATTGTCTTAAGCAAGATTGGTCCATCAGTAATTAACTGACGAAGCAAATAACTTGGTCTTAAATAAAATTTACAAAAAGCTATAGTCTGATATT
This genomic interval carries:
- the fbp gene encoding fructose-1,6-bisphosphate aldolase/phosphatase — its product is MKTTISVIKADVGSISGHLVAHPALLETCDEVLGKALEDGLLEDYYITRCGDDIDMIMTHRNGEENEEVHETAFNAFMKATELARELKLYGAGQDLLSDTFSGNIKGMGPGVAEMEFKERPSDPVIVFCCDKTEPGAFNLPLYRLFADPFNTAGLTIDPSMHDGFKFEVFDVIEHRKVMLSCPEESYDLLALLGSTGRYVIKRIFKKNGEIAASMSTERLNLMAGSYVGKDDPAAIVRAQSGFPSAGEVVEPFAFPHLVSGWMRGSHNGPLMPTAQYDANPIRFDGPPRVIGLGFSIADAKLGLPVDLFDDPAFDRTRQQASDIADYMRRHGPFEPHRLPSEEMEYTSLPGVLEKLESRFEKME